One Planctomycetota bacterium DNA window includes the following coding sequences:
- a CDS encoding ATP-dependent Clp protease proteolytic subunit has translation MPLIPYVIEKSGREERAMDIYSRLLKDRIIFLGSQVNDEVANAIVAQMLFLQSDDPKADIHLYINSPGGSVTAGLAIYDTMQFVTCDVATYCIGQCASMGAVLLTAGARGKRRALPNSRIMIHQPLAGMEGTAEEIMIHAKEFRNIKHKLNAILLKHTGHPLEKIEQDTDRDRFMSAHEALDYKLIDEVIDRMPDGRPAG, from the coding sequence ATGCCGCTGATCCCCTACGTGATCGAGAAGAGCGGCCGCGAAGAGCGGGCGATGGACATCTACAGTCGCCTGCTCAAGGATCGCATCATCTTTCTCGGCAGCCAGGTGAACGACGAGGTCGCCAACGCGATCGTGGCGCAGATGCTGTTCCTGCAGTCGGACGACCCGAAGGCCGACATCCACCTGTACATCAACTCCCCGGGGGGAAGCGTCACCGCGGGGCTGGCGATCTACGACACGATGCAGTTCGTGACCTGCGACGTCGCCACCTACTGCATCGGCCAGTGCGCGTCGATGGGGGCGGTGCTGCTCACGGCCGGTGCCCGGGGCAAGCGCCGGGCGCTCCCCAATTCGCGGATCATGATCCACCAGCCGCTGGCCGGAATGGAGGGAACGGCGGAGGAGATCATGATCCACGCCAAGGAGTTCCGGAACATCAAGCACAAGCTCAACGCGATCCTGCTCAAGCACACCGGCCATCCCCTGGAGAAGATCGAGCAGGACACCGACCGCGATCGGTTCATGTCGGCGCACGAGGCGCTCGACTACAAGCTCATCGACGAGGTGATCGACCGGATGCCGGACGGCCGACCCGCGGGCTGA